TCGCAACCGGTTGAAAATAAGCAGCCCGAGAGGGACAAGTAACAACGGATAAAGCGAAACCCCCCGCATGGCATAGAACCAGGCTGTACGGCTAAGTGCTTGCGGGTTAAAGAACTCCAAGACGGAATACGCAAACCAGATCAATAAAAGGTAAACAATATCGCGATTCAGCAGGCTGAAATCAATTTTATCAAAGAAGTTCCGGAAAAAAACGGCAATAATGGTCAATACCATCAGGGCATCAATACTCAGTCCCAGCGGGACACCCCGGATATAACGCGTTAAGCCGATGGCCACAAAGGCCATGAAAATAATGGAATAAATACCCAATATGGGATGAACAAAAAGCCGGTTCAGATAAACGATCATGGGAACGAGAATAATGAACGCAATGGCCACTTTCATCCCGCCTTTGCCAATGATAAATCCCAGTATGATAGTGGCAATAAAAATGCTTGCCAACACCAACGGATGTTGTAATTTGGCTGCTCCCGTTTTATCTCTTAGCGATTCCAGCATATCGAAAATGAAAAGTTAAAAGTATAAAATTTTGCCTAACAATTTATCTCCTTTTCCTAAAGATACTTTCGCTAAAAAATAAAATTCCTCCCTGCAATACTTTTCTTAGGTGAATATCAAAACTTTTGTTCAAATAGTGGTATCCCACAAAAATGCCAATCAGTGTAAAAGAGATGGTTACAAAGGCAACGCCTTCAAGTGTGGTAATCATGGTGAAATGACGGGTGACCGAAACAATCTGGTGCAGACTCTGTACCGGAAGAGCAAAAAGTGTGATCAAACTGGTGGCCATAACAACGTAATAAAAGGCAAAAACTACCAACGTGTCGCCGATAATATTGGCCACGGCCATATAAACGACTTTTAAAAAGTTGTAACGGGGCATATTTACACTGTCAAGGGCTACTCCGATAAAACGGTCAAGAGGCAATAAAAGTCCGTAAATAGTAAAAATGCGGAAAACGCCGGTGGTTGATTCGTAACCCGGTCCTCCTAAAATATATACGAAGTCTTTGGCAAAAATGAATGAGATGAGCATGACCGGAACCATTAACAGGGTCATGCCTCCCGCATTGGTGTAAAAAATATGTTTAACCAGGTCTTTGTTTCCTTCGATACTGGCTTTTGACATGCCCGGAAAAGCGGTCATGGCAAAGCTGCGTAACGGAATTTCAATGATCTCGGTTAGCTTTAACGGAATGCTGTAAAGGGCTACTCCGGCTGTTCCTAAAAAGGGACTGAGACCAATAATAAAGGTATCGGCACTTTTCAACAAATTACTTCCAATGAGTGTTCCCGTGGAATATTTACCAAAATTCAGGATTTTTTTGTTGGTTTCCCGGGTGGCCTGCATAATAAACCGGAAACCATCCCAGTTGGGGATGATGGCTACCAGTGAAGTGAGCACATTGATGATCAGGTAAGCGTAAACAATGGTAGTTAAACTAACGTGCAAAAAGAAATAATTGACCAGCAAAAAGAACATAAACAATCCCACATTGATAATGCGCAATATCAGCATATAATCAAAACGCATTTTGGCTTGCAAAACCGACTGGGCATTGTTAAAAGGCAGGTTGATAAAGGCAAGGATGGGAAACCATTTAAAGAACAGGGCAAATCCTGACTGGGTAACGGCATCATAAAAATAGTAACGTACGCCTAAAACGATCAGAACAATAATAAAGGTAGAGAAGAAATTGATCACCCAGTTTGAACCGATCAGCTGGCGGGCTTCTTTTTCTTCGGCTCCCGCTAAAAACCGGACGATAGCTGTTCGGGTAATCCCGAAACGTAACATATCCAAAAAGTTAGCGGTGGTAATCAGCAGTACCCATTCCCCAAATTCGTTGGTCGAAAGACTTCGTACCAGCAGTAAAAAACCGAAAAAGCCAAAAACGGCTACCAGCCCGTTGTTTGCGAGCGACAGGAAATTTTTATTCTTGAGTATTTTGGCCAGAGCATTACTCACCTTTTAAGCTTCTTTCTTAAATACGATTTTATATTTGGTAGGATACTTTAAAAGATTTTTCAATTTGTCCAGATTGTTTTTTCTTGTTTTAGGCAGATCAGACATCAGATCATCCAGGTTGTACAGTTCCACTTCGTTGAGTACCACAATGGGTTTGCCTTTATAAGCTTCCTTGAAAATATCCATCGCTGTTTTGTCCGCTTTGGCAAAACGGTTACTGCTTTTAATGATATAAATGGCCAGATCAATTTCTGACAGCAGTTTAATGGGATAAGTGTGGTAAATAATGGATGGTAGTTCAATAAAGATATAATCGTAAGGAGTATTGTTTTTTCGCAAATACCGGCTTCCCATGAGTTCCTGCAGGTTAGCCACGTCAATGAAGTTGTTCTTGATTTCATACCGGTATGTGTAGTTATAATCTTCATCGTCTGTAGCTTCTCCCTCTTTGTAATTCAGGAATAAAATCCGGTCACCCATCGAACGCATCCGGTTAACGATCTTTTGGGCAATGAGCGTTTTCCCGGTTTCATTTTGTGTACTGAAAATCAGAACCACAAAGGGTTTCTCCGGTTTAAATTCCGATTTCTCCAGGTTGAGCTTGATGTTTTGAATCATCATATCAACCAAACGGGTGGTAATTTGAGACAGTTCGTTGGCCTGGTGTCGTGATGACAACAACGGATAAGCGCCGGCTAATTGCATTTCGGTTTGTTCCACCACGCGGCTGGGACTCTTTACAGAAGTATCGAAGTATTCAAGCAAAACAATGAGTAAAGCGACTACGAGGAAACCAAAAACGCCTGCGGCCAGAACAATATATTTGGTTTTGGACGGATTGGGCTGAATGGGGAAGAACGGCGGGTCCACGACTTTAATGTTGGTGGACATTTCCATGTTTTGCTGTTTCATTTTAGCCAGGTTCAGGCTATGGAGCAATTCAAGATAGGTTTGTTCAGCCACCTTTATTTCTCTTTGAATCCGCGTAAGCATAGCCCCCAACGGCGCCATCTTTTGATAGGTCTTGATGAAATCCAACTTTCGTTGAGCTAAAACGACCAATGCGGCGCGGGCTTCTACATAGGTGATTTTGTTTTGTAGCCAGCTGTCAAGTAGTCGTTGTATAGGAACTCCCTGTGTGGAGTGTCCATAGAGATACAGTTGATCAACATAAAGTTTGATTTCATTTCTCAACTGTTGTTGTTTCTGCTCAAGCAGGGTGAGCTTGTGTTTTACCGTTGAGCTGTATCCTTCGGCCAGCCGGTTTACCAGAATATCCTGGGTTACTTCAGCCAGTTCCTTCTCTTTTTGCCGGATGGCATCACTCTTCAGATAAATAGAGTCGCGGGCGGTCATTTTGGTTTCCAGTGCACGTAATGAGGCCATGGCACCAAACAGCCGTACCTGCTGGTCTTGATAATATTTATCCAACGCTTCTTT
The sequence above is drawn from the Candidatus Sulfidibacterium hydrothermale genome and encodes:
- a CDS encoding lipopolysaccharide biosynthesis protein → MSNALAKILKNKNFLSLANNGLVAVFGFFGFLLLVRSLSTNEFGEWVLLITTANFLDMLRFGITRTAIVRFLAGAEEKEARQLIGSNWVINFFSTFIIVLIVLGVRYYFYDAVTQSGFALFFKWFPILAFINLPFNNAQSVLQAKMRFDYMLILRIINVGLFMFFLLVNYFFLHVSLTTIVYAYLIINVLTSLVAIIPNWDGFRFIMQATRETNKKILNFGKYSTGTLIGSNLLKSADTFIIGLSPFLGTAGVALYSIPLKLTEIIEIPLRSFAMTAFPGMSKASIEGNKDLVKHIFYTNAGGMTLLMVPVMLISFIFAKDFVYILGGPGYESTTGVFRIFTIYGLLLPLDRFIGVALDSVNMPRYNFLKVVYMAVANIIGDTLVVFAFYYVVMATSLITLFALPVQSLHQIVSVTRHFTMITTLEGVAFVTISFTLIGIFVGYHYLNKSFDIHLRKVLQGGILFFSESIFRKRR